One Triticum dicoccoides isolate Atlit2015 ecotype Zavitan chromosome 4B, WEW_v2.0, whole genome shotgun sequence genomic window carries:
- the LOC119293515 gene encoding probable calcium-binding protein CML25/26 — MVAMVVPSVFAAFDKDGDGKVSASDLRCGMAAILGEDVSGEEAAVILAAVDADGDGLLSQEEFSRLAAGAHEEDDVDVRQRCLREAFGMYASSSTEATTTTMITPASLRRTLSRLGSHKLGVDDCRAMICRFDLDGDGALSFDEFQVMMMA, encoded by the coding sequence ATGGTGGCCATGGTGGTGCCGTCGGTGTTCGCCGCCTTCGACAAGGACGGCGACGGCAAGGTGTCAGCGTCCGACCTGCGGTGCGGCATGGCGGCGATCCTGGGCGAGGACGTATcgggggaggaggcggcggtgatCCTGGCCGCTGTGGACGCCGACGGCGACGGGCTGCTGAGCCAAGAAGAGTTCTCGAGGCTAGCCGCCGGTGCCCACGAAGAGGACGACGTCGACGTGAGGCAACGTTGTCTGAGGGAGGCGTTCGGGATGTACGCGTCATCATCCACGGAagccacgacgacgacgatgattacGCCGGCGAGCCTGAGGCGAACGCTGAGCAGGCTGGGCTCTCACAAGCTGGGCGTGGACGACTGCAGGGCAATGATCTGCAGATTCGACCTCGACGGCGACGGTGCCCTCTCGTTCGATGAGTTCCAGGTCATGATGATGGCCTGA